ACTTCGGCCGCTGCCATTCGGATCGCGTGGAAGCCATCCATCCTCCTCGCCACAGTCGGCGTCATATTGACCGCGGTGATCACGGGCGTGGCCGCGACCTGGATCCTGGGAGTCAGCCTTCTCGAAGGCATGCTGCTGGGCAGTATTGTTGGTTCGACTGACGCATCCGCGGTGTTTTCCATTCTACGATGGGGCGGAGTCGGTTTGCCGAAGAAGATCGCTTCCGTGCTCGAAGTTGAAAGCGCATCCAACGATCCAATGGCCATTTTCCTGACCGTTGGGTGCATTGAACTGCTGTTGGGGAACGTGGAAATGGGTCCTGGATTGCTCAAGCTGTTCGCGTTACAAATGACAATCGGCGCAATCCTTGGCATCGCGGGTGGCTATGCGGCTGTCTGGACCGTGAACCGGATTGAGCTCGGTGCGGCAGGAATGTATCCCGTCCTCGTGAGCGCCTTCGGCCTGCTGACTTACGGTGCGGCGGTGCAACTGGGCGGCAGCGGGTTCCTTGCGGTCTACCTGGCAGGCGTCATCATTGGCAATAAAAAGCTGATGTTCCAACAGGGCATTCGACGATTCCACGATGCCATTGCCTGGCTCGCGCAGATCATCATGTTCGTTACGCTCGGCTTGCTCTGTTTCCCGAGTCGTTTGCTCGAGGTGAGCGGCAAGGCGGTGTTGATCAGCCTGGTTCTTATTTTCGTTGCGAGGCCTGTCTCCGTGGTGCTTTCGGTCCTGCCGTTTCGATTCAAGTGGAACGAGCTGACGTTTATGTCGTGGGTTGGATTGAAAGGCGCCGTTCCGATTACACTGGCGACGTTCCCGTTGATGTTCGCCACCGGCGAGAGATCACTCCAGGCGCAATTGATCTTCGACGTGGTGTTTTTCATTGTCGTCGTGTCGGCCGTCGTCCAGGGCACGAGCCTGGCCCCGGTTGCAAAATGGCTGGGATTGGAAACGCCGCGCGAACCTGAGCCTCCCGTGAACCTTGAGATCAGTTCGTTGCGCAACGTTGATGGCGAAGTTCTGGATTATGCCATCACCGACGATTCGCGCGCTGCGGGTCGGCAGGTCAAGGATCTCGCGTTGCCCGGCGGAGTGGTCATCGCGCTGATCGCGCGGGGCGAACAAATCATACCGCCCCAGGGGCTCACGCGCATCCATGCAGGCGATCACGTCATCCTCGTATTGCGCCCCGGCACGAAACCGCTCGTGGATCAGGTGTTTGGACGGAATCCCCCTGAACGAGCCTCAGTGCCGTCCACGGCAGAGTTCCCGTTCCGAGGCTCGACGAGGGTTGGGGAACTGGAGGAGTTTTATTCCATCTCGATGGAAGAAGACAAT
The Verrucomicrobiia bacterium DNA segment above includes these coding regions:
- a CDS encoding potassium/proton antiporter; its protein translation is MFIVDTLILITGLLLLFGIVSSKLSTRLGMPVLVLFLLVGVLAGSEGIGGIEFEDYKLAHAIGTVALAMILFDGGLGTSAAAIRIAWKPSILLATVGVILTAVITGVAATWILGVSLLEGMLLGSIVGSTDASAVFSILRWGGVGLPKKIASVLEVESASNDPMAIFLTVGCIELLLGNVEMGPGLLKLFALQMTIGAILGIAGGYAAVWTVNRIELGAAGMYPVLVSAFGLLTYGAAVQLGGSGFLAVYLAGVIIGNKKLMFQQGIRRFHDAIAWLAQIIMFVTLGLLCFPSRLLEVSGKAVLISLVLIFVARPVSVVLSVLPFRFKWNELTFMSWVGLKGAVPITLATFPLMFATGERSLQAQLIFDVVFFIVVVSAVVQGTSLAPVAKWLGLETPREPEPPVNLEISSLRNVDGEVLDYAITDDSRAAGRQVKDLALPGGVVIALIARGEQIIPPQGLTRIHAGDHVILVLRPGTKPLVDQVFGRNPPERASVPSTAEFPFRGSTRVGELEEFYSISMEEDNETTLDQLMRKKLAPDEPQLNAIVEISSLRFRVQRLAPDGKIELVGMSILE